One window of Cellulomonas shaoxiangyii genomic DNA carries:
- a CDS encoding fluoride efflux transporter FluC, whose translation MTVLLLALAGGLGAAARFVVDGLVRARTRTPFAWGTFVVNVCGSLLLGVLVGAGAAGLLAPVALLVAGTGFCGGFTTFSTAMVDSVRLAQDGDVRGAALSALGSLVVCVAAAAAGVGLVRAVTG comes from the coding sequence GTGACCGTGCTGCTCCTCGCCCTCGCCGGCGGCCTCGGCGCCGCCGCACGGTTCGTCGTCGACGGGCTCGTGCGGGCGCGCACCCGCACGCCGTTCGCGTGGGGCACGTTCGTCGTCAACGTCTGCGGCTCGCTGCTGCTCGGCGTGCTGGTGGGTGCGGGCGCCGCCGGGCTGCTCGCACCCGTGGCGCTGCTCGTCGCCGGGACCGGGTTCTGCGGCGGCTTCACGACGTTCTCGACGGCGATGGTCGACTCCGTGCGGCTGGCTCAGGACGGTGACGTGCGGGGTGCTGCCCTGAGCGCGCTCGGCTCGCTGGTGGTCTGCGTCGCGGCCGCGGCGGCGGGGGTGGGACTGGTCCGGGCGGTCACGGGCTGA
- a CDS encoding ABC transporter permease → MTTLTRTFTDTQVVAKRNLLKIVRVPEILVAVLISPIMFVLLFAYVFGGAIDPGDGVSYREFLIPGIFAQTVVFGATFTGAGIAEDMQKGIIDRFRSLPMSQSAVLAGRTLSDVVYNVLSLLIMALTGLLVGWRVRGSLLDAAAAFGLLLVFAYAVSWIMALVGVLVPSVEVINNASFIVIMPLTFVSNAFVPLESFPSALRVFVEWNPVSTLTQACRELFGNTNPAAPVPDAWSMQNPALYTLICVVVILVVFAPLAIGRYRRTSR, encoded by the coding sequence GTGACCACGCTGACCCGGACGTTCACCGACACGCAGGTCGTCGCCAAGCGCAACCTGCTGAAGATCGTGCGCGTGCCCGAGATCCTCGTCGCGGTGCTGATCTCGCCGATCATGTTCGTGCTGCTCTTCGCGTACGTCTTCGGCGGGGCGATCGACCCCGGCGACGGCGTCAGCTACCGGGAGTTCCTCATCCCCGGGATCTTCGCCCAGACGGTCGTCTTCGGTGCCACGTTCACCGGGGCGGGCATCGCGGAGGACATGCAGAAGGGCATCATCGACCGCTTCCGCTCGCTGCCCATGTCGCAGTCCGCCGTGCTGGCGGGGCGCACGCTGTCGGACGTCGTCTACAACGTGCTCTCGCTGCTCATCATGGCGCTCACCGGCCTGCTGGTCGGGTGGCGGGTGCGCGGGTCGCTCCTCGACGCCGCCGCGGCGTTCGGGCTGCTGCTGGTGTTCGCGTACGCCGTGAGCTGGATCATGGCGCTGGTCGGCGTGCTCGTGCCGAGCGTCGAGGTCATCAACAACGCGTCGTTCATCGTCATCATGCCGCTGACGTTCGTCTCCAACGCCTTCGTGCCGCTCGAGTCGTTCCCGTCGGCGCTGCGCGTGTTCGTCGAGTGGAACCCGGTGTCGACGCTCACGCAGGCGTGCCGCGAGCTGTTCGGCAACACCAACCCGGCGGCGCCGGTCCCCGACGCCTGGTCGATGCAGAACCCCGCCCTGTACACGCTGATCTGCGTCGTCGTGATCCTCGTCGTCTTCGCACCGCTCGCGATCGGGCGGTACCGGCGGACGTCGCGCTGA
- a CDS encoding ATP-binding cassette domain-containing protein yields MTTTIEAHGLVKRYGRVEALRGLDLAVPEGTVLALLGPNGAGKTTAVRILTTLLRPDEGTATVAGADVLREPEEVRRRIGLSGQSAAVDENLTGAENLEMIGRLYGFRRRRAVDRARELLEGFDLSDAGNRPAKTYSGGMRRRLDLACALVATPRVVVLDEPTTGLDPRSRLQMWDVIAGLVRTGTTVLLTTQYLEEADRLADDIVVVDHGRAIAHGTADALKAQVGGQRVELVVADTADRAAARAALAAVGDDVHDGATERSLSVAVQDGARSLRRVLDRLEADGVRVLDVGLRRPTLDDVFLTLTGRTAEDADAPPAGGPPDEERDLVPARPDATGEVAR; encoded by the coding sequence ATGACGACGACGATCGAGGCCCACGGGCTGGTGAAGCGGTACGGCCGGGTGGAGGCGCTGCGCGGCCTCGACCTCGCGGTCCCCGAGGGGACGGTGCTCGCCCTGCTCGGCCCGAACGGGGCGGGCAAGACGACGGCGGTGCGCATCCTCACGACGCTGCTGCGCCCCGACGAGGGCACGGCGACGGTCGCGGGAGCCGACGTCCTGCGCGAGCCGGAGGAGGTGCGCCGGCGCATCGGGCTGTCGGGGCAGTCGGCCGCGGTCGACGAGAACCTCACCGGTGCGGAGAACCTGGAGATGATCGGCCGCCTCTACGGCTTCCGCCGGCGTCGCGCGGTCGACCGGGCGCGGGAGCTGCTCGAGGGGTTCGACCTGTCGGACGCCGGCAACCGCCCCGCGAAGACGTACTCGGGCGGCATGCGCCGTCGCCTCGACCTCGCGTGCGCGCTCGTCGCCACGCCGCGCGTCGTGGTGCTCGACGAGCCGACGACCGGCCTCGACCCGCGCAGCCGGCTCCAGATGTGGGACGTCATCGCGGGTCTGGTCCGCACCGGCACGACCGTGCTGCTCACCACGCAGTACCTCGAGGAGGCGGACCGCCTCGCCGACGACATCGTCGTGGTCGACCACGGCCGCGCCATCGCGCACGGCACCGCCGACGCGCTGAAGGCGCAGGTGGGCGGCCAGCGGGTCGAGCTGGTCGTGGCCGACACGGCCGACCGGGCGGCTGCGCGGGCCGCGCTCGCGGCGGTGGGGGACGACGTGCACGACGGTGCCACCGAGCGCAGCCTCTCGGTCGCGGTGCAGGACGGCGCGCGGTCGCTGCGGCGGGTCCTCGACCGGCTCGAGGCGGACGGCGTCCGGGTCCTCGACGTGGGCCTGCGGCGCCCCACGCTCGACGACGTGTTCCTCACGCTGACCGGCCGCACGGCGGAGGACGCCGACGCGCCCCCGGCCGGCGGGCCGCCCGACGAGGAGCGCGACCTCGTGCCCGCGCGCCCCGACGCGACCGGGGAGGTGGCCCGGTGA